The Colletes latitarsis isolate SP2378_abdomen chromosome 14, iyColLati1, whole genome shotgun sequence genome has a segment encoding these proteins:
- the LOC143350259 gene encoding ATP-dependent DNA helicase Pif1-like, which yields MTIQLSMNMRVKLLNDQFGEVFSNQLLDIGNGKIPVDISTACIQFPVNFCKFTILAAKNIDVDKLNITIQTEIAGDLVTYKSVDSVTSQDDVVNYPTEFLNSLELPGLPPHNLQLKVGSVIMMLRSINQPRLCNDTRLAVKKLMNNVIEATILTGKYKGEDVSIPRIPIIPIDMPFDFKRLQFPVRLAFAMTINKSQGQALSVCGINLENPCFSHGQLYVACPRVGKPSALFVYAAENKTKNVVYHKALQ from the coding sequence ATGACCATCCAATTAAGTATGAACATGCGAGTCAAGTTACTGAATGACCAATTTGGAGAAGTATTTTCAAACCAATTGCTGGACATTGGCAATGGCAAAATCCCCGTTGACATTTCGACTGCCTGCATTCAATTCCCCGTCAATTTTTGCAAGTTCACTATATTAGCTGCGAAAAACATTGATGTCGACAAATTGAATATCACGATTCAAACTGAAATTGCTGGCGACTTGGTGACGTACAAATCGGTCGATTCCGTTACTAGCCAAGATGATGTCGTGAACTATCCAACCGAATTTTTAAACTCGCTGGAATTGCCCGGATTGCCGCCGCATAATCTCCAATTGAAAGTCGGATCGGTAATCATGATGTTGCGAAGTATCAATCAACCACGTCTTTGTAATGACACTCGGCTTGCGGTGAAGAAACTGATGAACAACGTCATCGAAGCAACAATTCTTACAGGAAAGTACAAAGGAGAAGACGTTTCGATACCACGTATCCCAATTATTCCGATCGACATGCCATTCGACTTTAAACGCTTGCAATTTCCGGTGCGGCTTGCATTCGCAATGACAATAAACAAATCACAAGGGCAGGCATTGAGTGTTTGCGGCATTAATCTTGAAAATCCATGCTTCTCGCATGGTCAATTGTATGTCGCCTGTCCCCGCGTTGGAAAACCATCAGCTTTGTTTGTCTATGCGgcagaaaacaaaacaaaaaacgTAGTGTATCATAAAGCATTGCAATGA